The stretch of DNA CGACTCGCCGGTCATCTGCTTGATCGGGCGGACCTCTATCCCTGGAAGATCCATCGGAATGATGAAGAAGCTGATCCCGGCGTGCTTCGGCTGGTCCCAGTCGGTGCGGGCGAGCAGCAACGCACAGTCCGCCTCGTGCCCGCTGGTGGTCCAGATCTTCTGTCCGTTGACGATGAAGTCGTCGCCGTCCCGCACCGCACGGGTCTGCAGGCCCGCGAGATCCGATCCGTTACTCGGCTCGCTGTACAGCAGGCACCCGATACCCCACTCCCCGGACAGGAGCTTCGGCAGGACATCGTTCTTCATCGCAGGCGAGCCGAACTCAACGATCGTGTTTCCGGCCAGTGCGGGAAACCCCCGTCGTTCGATGTTCGCGCCCTTGGCGCCCGCCGCACGGAACTCCTCACGGACGATCGTCGCATCGGCCGATGACAGGTTCCGACCGAATGCGTCGGCAGGCCACGTCGGTGCGGCCCAGCCTGCCGCGATGACGTGTTCGCGCCACTCTCGGTCGTTCACACCCGCGAAGTTCTCTGCCAGCCAGGTCCGGACGTCGTCGGCGACGCTTCCCGGTGACACGGGCGGTCGTTCGGTGCTCATCGTCATCCCTCTCGAAGTCGGTACAGGTCCTTGCCTTCGAAACTCCCACCCGATGGATCGGGAGTAAACGATCTCTATGCTCACGACTACATGAGCCGGTCGAACATGTGCTGGGTCATAGCGACGAGCGAATCGAGGTCGGCCCGGCGGGGGTCGCCGACCAGTACCGACAGCGTTCGGCAACGGCGATGGCTACCGCGCGGTTTCGCCGTCTGCCACGTCGCGGGCGGCGGCCTCCCGGTCGAGGCCGTGCGGCCCGCCGTCGTACAGCGACATGATCTCGTCGATCGCGGCGTCGCGCGCGACGTGCGGCTGCGGCTGATCCCTGCACCAGGCAAGCGCCAACTGGGCAGGCTTCCAGGTCGGATCCTCAATGGGGACGAGGGTGAACTCCGGTGGCGAGAACAGTTTGCCGAACGACGAATCGGGGGCGTACGCGACCATCAGCACCAGGCGCCGACGACGTACCTGCGCCGCGAGTTCGATCTCGCTGCCACGACTGTGCGCCGCCTCGACGATGTTGTGGATTCCCAACGACCGGAGCCGACGCGTCAGCGAATCGAGCGCGAACTGGTTGGCGCGGGCGATGTCCACGGCCACTTCGCGATCTCGGAGGTCGTCGATGGTCACTGCCGCACGACCGGCGAGCGGATCATCACTGCGGACCGCGATTCCTCCCGCCGATTCGAGGATCACCCGGAACTCGATGCGCGGGTCCGGGCACGGAAGATGGACGAAACCGAGGTCGAGATGTCCGGCGACCAGATGCGCGGCCACCTCCGCGGTGGAACCCGGAAGACTGAAACGCGTCGGCGTACAGTTCAGCCGAGCGATCGCCTCCTCGAACTCGTCCAAGAGGTCCGACCGGGCGAAGGCGGTGGCCCCCACGCTGAGCGGCCCCGCCCGCCCGGTCATCTCGTTCGCCACCGTCTCGAACTCGCGGACCACGGCGAGGATCCGGCGCGCGGGCTCGACGAGCGCCACCCCGAGCGGCGTCAGGCTGACGTCGTGGTACTTGCGGTCGAACAGTTCGCCGCCGACCTCGCGCTCGAGCAGTTTGATCTGTTTGCTCAGGGGAGGCGGCGTGATGTGCAGACGGTCGGCGGCACGTTTGAAATGGAGCTCGTCCGCGACCGCCAGAAAGTATCTGAGCCTCGTGAAGTCGATGTTCATGCGCCCCTCGCCACGCGCAGTTCTCGAAGCACGCGTGACGTCTCGAAGACCGCCACCGCAGAGTGCATGACAAGCCCCGACGGGTGGTTCGCGATCGACATCGTCGGTCCTCCAACTGTCGGCGGACGTCGGATTCCGGTGCCGATATCCACATTAAGTAGTTCTATTATATAGCTATCTATCCGGAGATTGCCGCGTTGGCGTCACCGTCAGTCGTAAGGCGACTCCGACGGAGATGCGAGTACTGGGCGGAACCGGGATCCGGGTGTCGTCGTTGCGGCACCGATCTGACCACCTTGTCGGTGGCCTTCACCATGAACCACCCGGCGGTGACGTCGACGATCATCGGCCCCCGTACCATCGAACAACTCGAAAGCCAGTTGCCCGCAGCAGATCTCGAACTGACCGCGGAGATCCTCGATCGGATCGACGAAGTGGTCGCACCGGGCACCACGTTCGCGACGGACGATCTCCCCTTCACGCCGAAGGCGTTGCGCGAGACGCTCGTCGACGTCGTTGACGCACTCGCGCCCTCGGCGTGAGCACTGCCGAGGGGAGCGAGCGGTGGAGGAGGCTCCCTACTCCGGCGCCACCGACCTCAACGGTTCCGCCACTGCGGTGCACGCTTCTCGGCGAAGGCTCGGATGCCCTCTGCCATGTCCTCGCTGACGAGGAGGTCCTCCAGCGCACTCGACCGCTGCGTGGTGGCGTCGACGACGTCGCCGACCGCCGTCGTCGCGTTCATGATCTGCAACGAGGTACGTACTGACGTCGGCGAGGCCGCGATGATCTCGGCGGCCAGTTCGCGCGCGGCATCGAGCGCACCGCCCGCAGGCGCCACCCGATTGACCAGACCCAGCCGATGAGCCTCGTCCGCATCGATCTGCTTGCCGGTCAGAATCATCTCGGTGGCCAGTTTCTGCGGGATGACGCGCGGCAGTCGCACCAGGCCGCCGGCCCCGGCGACGAGCCCGACTCTGACCTCGCTCAGCGCGAATCGAGCGGTGGCGTCGGCGACGACGAGATGGCATGCGAGGGCGATCTCGCACCCTCCGCCCATCGCGAAACCGTTGACCGCGGCGATGACGGGTTTCGCCATGTCGCGGCGACCCGTCAGCCCGGCGAATCCGTTCTTGGGCACCCAGGACGGCTTCCCGCTCGCGGTATAGCGCAGATCGTTGCCCGCGCTGAACGAGGCGTCGCCCGCCCCGGTGAGTATGGCCACCCAGAGATCCGAGTCGGCGAAGAACGCGTCGAAGATCTCATCGAGTTCCTCGTTCGCCTGGGGCGTCAACGCATTCCGCGCCTCGGGTCGATCGATGGTCACTTCCAGGAGGTGTCCGACGCGACTGACCTGTGCGAACTCGTAGTCGTCACGCAGCTTCGGCTCGGTCCGCGGATACAGCGCGTCCATGCGTCGCCGATCGAGGGCCACCCGGTTCCCTCGGCCGAACGAGCGCGCATAGATCGACCTGCCGAACACATCTCCCTCGCGCAGTGCAGCCAACAGCTCGTCGTCGCCGTCCGCCACAGTCGCGAGGAATCGGCGGCCGTCGCCGAGTCG from Gordonia humi encodes:
- a CDS encoding LysR family transcriptional regulator; this encodes MNIDFTRLRYFLAVADELHFKRAADRLHITPPPLSKQIKLLEREVGGELFDRKYHDVSLTPLGVALVEPARRILAVVREFETVANEMTGRAGPLSVGATAFARSDLLDEFEEAIARLNCTPTRFSLPGSTAEVAAHLVAGHLDLGFVHLPCPDPRIEFRVILESAGGIAVRSDDPLAGRAAVTIDDLRDREVAVDIARANQFALDSLTRRLRSLGIHNIVEAAHSRGSEIELAAQVRRRRLVLMVAYAPDSSFGKLFSPPEFTLVPIEDPTWKPAQLALAWCRDQPQPHVARDAAIDEIMSLYDGGPHGLDREAAARDVADGETAR
- a CDS encoding aldo/keto reductase, encoding MASPSVVRRLRRRCEYWAEPGSGCRRCGTDLTTLSVAFTMNHPAVTSTIIGPRTIEQLESQLPAADLELTAEILDRIDEVVAPGTTFATDDLPFTPKALRETLVDVVDALAPSA